GAATGCGCAGCTTCGAGCAAAACCGCGCGCTGAGAGGAGAGAAGCGATGCCAGACTCGCACCAGGATCACGGGCACGGATCGAGCCCACTCACCCACGGTGAGCATCACCACGAGTCAGCGCCCGCGCAGCATTCGGTGGACACACACGAAGGCCACCGCACCGGACACGCGCCGCACTCCCACCAGGCCGGCCACGACAACCACAGCGAACATGGCGGGCACGCCGACCAGTTTCGGAAGTTGTTCTGGATCAACCTCATCATTGGGATCCCGGTCGTGGTGTTCTCCCCGATGTTCGCGATGCTGCTGGATTACACGGTGCCGAGCTGGGCGACCTGGATCGCGCCGGTGCTCGGTACCGTGATGTACGCGTGGGGCGGCCGACCATTCCTCACCGGTGCCTGGAGCGAGGTCAAGGCCCGCAAGCCGGGGATGATGCTGTTAATCGCGCTCGCGATCACCGTCGCGTTCTTCGCGTCGTGGGCCGCCACCGTCGGCCTGGTCCACCATGAACTGGAGTTCTGGTGGGAACTGGCGCTGCTGATCGTCATCATGCTGCTGGGGCACTGGGTCGAAATGCGGTCGCTGGCGCAGACCACCTCCGCCCTCGATTCATTAGCCGCCTTGTTGCCCGATGTGGCCGAACGCGTCGACGGAGATGAAGTCGTCACTGTCGATCCCGCGGAACTCCGGGTAGGCGACATCGTGATCGTGCGCCCCGGCGGCAGCGTTCCTGCCGACGGCACGGTGATCGACGGCCGGGCCGACATGGACGAGTCCATGATCACCGGTGAGTCCCGAACGCTATCGCGCGGTGAAGGCGATGCCGTCACCGCCGGTACGGTCGCCACTGACTCGGGCCTACGAATAGCGATCACCGCAACTGGCGACGACACCGCGCTGGCAGGCATCAACCGGCTCGTCGCCGAGGCCCAGAACTCTTCCTCACGCGCGCAGCGCATCGCCGACCGGGCGGCGGCCTTGCTGTTCTGGTTCGCGCTGGTGGCCGCCGTGATTACCGCGATCATATGGACCGTCACCGGCGATCCGGACGCGGCCGTGGTGCGCACGATCACCGTGCTCGTCATCGCGTGTCCGCACGCGTTGGGTCTGGCGATTCCGTTGGTGGTCTCCATCGCGACCGAACGCGCCGCCCGCGGCGGTGTGCTCATCAAGGACCGCTTGGCTCTGGAGTCGATGCGTCGGATCGACGTCGTTCTGTTCGACAAGACCGGCACCCTGACCATGGGCGAACCCGCCGTCACCGACGCCGAAGCCGTGACCGGGTACGACGTCGACACCGTCCTGTCGCTCGCGGCCTCTGCCGAGGCTGACAGCGAGCATCCCCTCGCCAGAGCTATTTTGGCAGCGGCGGCCGAACGCGGCCTGCCACTGGAGAGGGGCACCAACTTCTCCTCCTCACCGGCCGTCGGCGTCACCGCCAGCGTTTCCGGTCACGAGATTCGGGTGGGCGGACCACGTCTGCTGGAGGAAGTCGGTCAGCTCGAAATCGCTGCCGCCGAGGCGTGGCGCCTCGAGGGCGCGATCATCCTGCACGTCGTGCGTGACGGCGTGGTGATCGGCGGGCTCAAGCTAGCGGACGAGGTACGCCCGGAGTCGCGTGAGGCGGTGCACGCGCTGCACCGTCTCGGCATCGAGGTCGTCATGATCACAGGGGACGCCGAGGCGGTCGCGAATGAGGTCGCTAAGAAGCTTGGCATCGATCGGGTCTTCGCCGGCGTGCGGCCCGAGGACAAGTCCGCAAAGGTTACTGCGTTGCAGGCCGAGGGTAAACGGGTCGCAATGGTCGGCGACGGCGTCAACGACGCCCCCGCGTTGGCCCAAGCCGACGTCGGCGTCGCGATCGGCGCCGGCACAGATGTCGCGATTGCTTCATCCGGCGTCATCCTCGCCAGTTCCGACCCGCGCAGCGTGCTGTCCATTGTCGAACTTTCCCGGGCCACCTACCGCAAGATGAAGCAGAACCTATGGTGGGCCGCCGGGTACAACCTCATCTCAGTGCCGCTTGCGGCCGGCGTACTCGCACCGATTGGGTTCGTCCTGCCGATGTCCGTCGGCGCCATCCTGATGTCGCTATCGACCGTTGTGGTCGCACTCAATGCCCAACTGCTGCGACGGATCGACCTCACTCCCGAATCCAGCACCCGTTCCGTCTCGGAACGGGTGGGCTAGCGCGCCGCGAGCACGTCCGCAGACAACACTCAAATGGCTACGTCAGGACGCTCGCCGCAAAGGCAACTCGCAACGGACCTCCGCTAGCGCGAGGACCGCCATGACCGCACCAAGTCGATGACGCCGGCGCCCGCGTACCCGGTCTCGTCGAAGCCCCGCTGAGACAGCACGACGACGGTGGCATCGATGTCCGGGAAACTGATCCAGCGGGTACCGAGCCCGCCGTCCCAGCCGTACGAGCCGTCGGCGTACGCCGCGACGCCGAAGCCCCACCCGGCGCCGTCGAGGATGTCGAATCCGGGCCACACCCGAGTCCGCTGCTCGTCGGTGAGGTGATTGCGCGTCATGTCCGCGACGGTCCGCGTGCTGAGGATCGGAGCACCACCGTGCAGCAGCGCCGACCCGAACGTCAGCATGTCATCAATCGAGGACACCAGTCCGGCGCCACCGTCCTGGAACTGTGGCGGCACGCTCCACTGGCCATCGGCCGCGTCGTACACCTGCAGTTCGCCGTCGTGGCGCAGGTATGACGTCGCTAGCCGGTTTGTGTCAGTGGTGTGGAAGGCGGTGTCGCTCATACCCAGCGGATCGAGTACCCGTTCTCGGAGGACGTCGAGCAACGTGGCGCCAACGGCTCGTGCGGCCAGCACACCGAGCACTTGGAATCCGCTGTGATACAGCCATCGCTCCCCCGGCTGGGTCATCAAAGGCAATTCGCCAAGGCGCGCGATCCAGGTATCGGCATCGGGCATCGCAGCTGGGTTGGGTGGGCCGAAAGTCTCCAAGTTACGTTCTGCCGCAGCATTGACGATCGGCCAAGGCGCGCCTCCGAAGAGCGCACCTTGTTGGCCGAAACCCCAGGTGAAGGTCAGCAGATCTCGTGTGGTGATCGCGCGTGTAGCGGGGACCGTGTCCGTGATCGACCCGCTCGGCTCGCGCAACACCTGCCTGTCGGCGAGTTCAGGCAAGAGCCGGTCGATCGGCTCGTCGAGGGCGAGGGTGTTCTCCTCGACTAACGCGAGTACGGCCGCGGCGGTAATCGGTTTGGTCATCGACGAGATCCGAAACAACGAATCTCGGCCGACTGGGCGCCCATCGGTACCCAGCGATCCGGCAGCGGCCACATAGCGCTCGCCGCGCATGAGCACACCGGCGGCGATTCCTGGCGCCTCGTCGCGCGCGACAGACTCGTCCACCAGCGCTTCGATGCGAGCTTGGATTGACATCATCACCCTCTCGACCCTCCTCCTCGGAGGGTATTGGCGCTCCGCTTCGGAGCATATTGCAGAGCGCCGACTATGACGCGCGTCGCATTTCCTGCCATAGTCGGTGCCAGCAGCCCCGACTGCGGGGCCTCGATCCGAAGGGAAGTTCACGTGTATCCAGGAGCGTACGTCGCAACAACTCCCGACAAACCGGCCCTGATCATGGCCGACACCGGTCGCACTTTGAGTTTCGCTGAGCTCGACGAACTGTCGATCCGACTCGCGAACGTGCTGCACGAGCAGGGATTACGGCGCGGCGATTCGTTGGCGTTGCTCTCCCCCAACGACCCGGTGTATTTCGTCGCGTACTGGGCGGCAATGCGCAGCGGTTTGATCATCACCGCCATCAACTACAACCTCAGCGCCGACGAAGCCGCCTATATCGTCAACGACTGCGGAGCTCGCGCGTTCATCGTGCACAGCGCCATGCCTGAACTCGCCGCACAACTGGTTGAGCTCACCGACAAGGTCGAGTTGCGACTATCGGCGGACGGCCCGCTGCCGCAGCACACCGAACTCGACGTCGCCTTGGCGGGGGCGTCGGCAGAGCCGCTGCCCGAGCAGCCGATCGGCGGACGCATGCTCTACTCGTCTGGTACGACGGGCCGCCCGAAGGGCATCAAGGCACCGCTCGGCGAGTATCAGATCGGTGAGGTACAGGAGCCGCTGACGACGTTCTTCGCCGCCGCTTATGGAATGGACTCGAACACCGTCTACCTCAGCCCCGCGCCGATGTATCACTCGGCGCCGTACGGCTTCACTACGATGACCCAATCGCTTGGCGGCACCGCGATCGTCATGTCGAAGTTCGATCCGCAGAACGCGCTGCAATTCATCGAGCGGTTCTCGGTGACGCACAGCCAGTGGGTCCCGACGATGTTCATCCGAATGCTGAAATTGCCAGACGACGTTCGCGCCAAGTACGACCTATCCAGCCACAGGGTGGCGATTCACGCCGCTGCCCCATGTCCGGTCGAGGTCAAGCAGCGGATGATCGAGTGGTGGGGTCCGATCCTGCACGAGTACTACGCGGCGACTGAAGCCGTCGGGGTAACGCTGATCGACTCACAGACGTGGCTGAGCAAGCCCGGCACGGTCGGCCAGTCGAAGCTCGGGCTGGTCCACATTTGCGATGACGAGGGTGACGAACTGCCGACCGGCGAGCGCGGCGTCATCTACTTCGAACGAGACGAGTTGCCCTTCAGCTATCACAATGCGCCGGAGAAGACGGCTGAGGCGACGAACCCGAAACACTCGAATTGGGGCACTACCGGCGATATCGGGTACCTCGATGAAGACGGCTTCTTGTTCTTGACCGATCGCAAGGCATTCATGATTATCTCCGGCGGCGTGAACATCTATCCGCAGGAGATCGAGAACGCGCTTGCCTTGCATCCGAAGGTGCTCGACATCGCCGTGATCGGGATTCCCGATGATGAGATGGGTGAGCAGGTGAAGGGCGTCGTCCAACCTGCTGAAGGCGTCCAGCCCGGACCCGAGTTAGAACGTGAACTGATCGACTTCCTGCGGGAGCGAATCGCGCATTTCAAGGTGCCGCGCAGCATCGATTTCGTGACCGAATTGCCACGCACCCCCACCGGAAAGCTGGTCAAGGGCAAGGTGCGCGAAAGGTACCTCGCCGATCAGGGCAAGTAAGCGGAGCAGAGCGAGTAAGTCCGTCGACCACCATCAACGGCCAAGCGTGCCGAGCGGCGCGAACTCCGACCAGTTCGCGTTGCTCGGTGCCGACGGTCGCCATTCGAGCGCAGCGAGATCCCGGCGGCACGCAGTAGGTATACCTCAGCAATATTGGCGATTAGACCTGTCCACCGGAAACCAAGCCGCTAGCCTCGGCGTCGTAGCCGCACTATCATCGCAATTCATACCGAAGGGCAGCATGCCATGATGGCGCGTCGCATTCTTTCCGTCATTCCGTTACTCCCGGCCGTCGTCGCGCTCATCGGCGTCACTGGCTGCTCGAATAACGACACCGGTGGCGCGGGCGGCGGCTCCGGAGATCAGCAACAACCGGTCGCTGATGAGGTTGACGCGTGCAGCTCGTTGAGTGCCGACACCATCGATCAGCTCGGGCTGAGCCAGGACGACGCGATCGAGCTCACCGATCCGGACGAGCCGGGTTGCGAGTGGAAAGGCATCAACGCTGCCGACGGTGCGGATGCCGACATTCTGTTCTGGGTGCTGGAGCCTGGAAGCCACACAGACTCAGTCGGCAGTGTCACGATCGCCGGGATCGAGGTGACGATCTGGCATATCGGCGATACGAGCGGGCGATACGTGGTCCCCTGCGGCGCCGATGAGCTCGTGCTGAATTACATCCAGAACCACGGACCGCTCACGCCGACCGAAGCGCTGGATCTCGCCGCCGCAGATCTGATTGATGCCTACGGCTGCGCCTAGTTCCCGCCAGTACTGAAGAACGCGCGCGTTGCGTCATCCGCCGGCAGGAACGTCTCCAGGTGAAGTCCCTCCAGCGCCACATCCCAGGCAGTACTCAACTGCGCCGCAACGCTGTACATGCGGAGGGTTTGACCGCCGACCTCGAGGTGCATGGCTAACACCGGTTCGCCGGTCGGTTCGGTCCGCGGGACCTCACCGCGCAGATCGGTGATCTCTCGCGCCAGTTCGCGGTGGCGCGGATCGCGTGATCGGGTGGCTCTGTTGAGCACCTGGTTATGCAGATGTGTCGCCCATTGGTCCAGATTCTGGATACGGCCAGCCAGACCCGCCGGGTGCACACTGAGCCGTACGACGTTCACCGGCGGTTCCAGCAACTCTGGCGCACATCCAATCAGAAGCGCGTCGACGGCGGCATTGGCGTCCACGAGCTCCCAATAGTCGTCTAGCAGCAGCGCGGGATAGGGCAGGTGGGCATCCAGCAGGTCGCGTAGTCCGGCCATGACCGCTGACAGCGAGGGATCATTGAGCGCGGTATCGGCGAACTTCGGCGCGTATCCAGCGGCGAGCAGCAATTGGTTGCGCTGCCGCAGCGGAACCTCGAGGTTCTCGGCGAGATGCAGAATCATCTTCGGCGTCGGATGCGCCTTACCGGTCTCGACCCGGCTCAGATGGCGGGTCGAGACCGTCGTCAGGTTCGACAGATCCTGCTGACTCAGACGGCGACGCTCGCGCCATTCGCGAAGCATCATTCCAATATCCGGTGCTACGGCAGTTGCGCTCATACCCCAACCCTAGGCACCCGGTGGCGCCGTCAACATGACCTGGTAGGTCATGGATTCGACGCGCCTTCGCCCACACAGTGGATGTCGTCAGCGATGAACAACCTTCGAACGGAGCACACCATGACCACCACTGTCGATGCATACCTCGCGAGCTGGAACGCGACCGGAGACGCACGTACCCAGCTGATTGCGCAACATTTCGCGCCCGGCGTTACCTACACCGACCCGATGGCCGAAGTCGCCGGGCACGACGGTCTCGACGCACTCATTGGCGCAGTTCAGGAGCAGTTCCCGGGATTCGTGTTCAGCCCGGTAGGCGAGGCCGACGCGCACCATCGGCAGCTGCGATTCAACTGGGGACTGGGCCCCGCCGGGGAGGAGCCCGTAGTCGTCGGCTTTGACGTCGTGGTGGTCGATGAGGACGGTCGGATTCGCGACGTCCGCGGCTTCCTGGACAAAGTCCCTGCCTGAAGCTTTGAGACCAGCGGCGACATCACCGGTGATGTCGCCGCTGTTCGCGTCTGGTAATTCGGCGATCGCGCACCATAATCGTTTCAACGGGCTGACCTAGGAGGCCGCGGTGCGCGACGAAACGGCAAATCCCCTGCTGGCTGCGGCCTTCGACGCGATTGATGCGCAGATCGAAGTCGACGCCGACCTGCAGCTGATTCTGGATCAGACCGCCGGCATCCTCGGCTGCCGACTCGGCGTATGCGGGCCGGACGACGAACGCACTGCCGGCGGACCGAGCCGGGGTTCCCCGGCCGCCGCCGGGCGTACGACGCACGCGGTCCCCGGCGTCGGCGAGGTCTGGCTTGAGAATGCCGCAGGCCTGTCCGAGCGGGATGCTCGCCGAGTCGCACAGCGCCTCGGGATCGCCGCTAAGTTCGATCGACTCCGCCGCCGCAGTGCTGGGGAGTTACCGCTGATGAGCGTCGTCGACGAATCGCTATCGACGGAGATCCGCGGCTCCGTTCTGCGCCGTCTCGGCATGGAGCCCTCCAGCCTGGTCACGGTGTTCGCGCTGGTTGCGTGCCACGAGGACGCAGCGGTGTTCGTCGCGCAGCTACGCACTCGCGCCACCAAAGTGCTGCACGCCGAGGATCGACAGTTCCATCTCGTCATGGCTACCGACCTCACCGACTACGGCGCGATTGGCGTACCGGTGGGATCTCGGGCTGCCCACTCCGGCCCGGCGCACGCGATCAATGCACCCGCCGCGTGGCGGCAGGCGAAAATCGGGTTACGGTTCTGCCGACCGAGTCGCCATCCTTGCGGGCCCTATGCGCTGGAGGAAGCAACGTTGGTGGACGCCGATCAACTCGGCGGGTACGCCTTGTTCGCCGAAGTCGCGACACCTCAGCAGATACGGGAAGTCGAGGACGTACGGCGATTGAACCGCTTCGTCGACGAAACCGACGACGACGTACTGATTTGCCTGGAAGCCGTAGCGGCTACCGATTCCATTCGTAAGGCCGCACGCCACCTGCATCTGCACCACAACTCGGTGACCGACCGCATCCGCCGCGCCGAGCGCTACCTTGGCTATCGCTTCACCGCGCCGTACGGCCGGACGCGGCTTTTTCTCACGCTGGTGATGCGCAGGCTGCTGGAATCGGCAGACCTCGTCGAGGCCAGTAGCCAGTTGGCTACCAACCCCAGCCATTTGAACAGTGACCCTCATCACGGCCTGAGCGAGTCTGGAGGAAGTCACGGCGCGTGACTGGCACCACAGCCGACAGAGGGATGGGCGAACCATGGCCACGGGAGACACTACAGACCACGACGTCATCGTGATTGGGGCCGGTTTCGCCGGCATGTACCTACTGCACCGTCTGCGCGACGAGCAAGGACTCCGCGTCCAGGTCTACGAGCGCGGCAGCGGCGTCGGCGGCACCTGGTACTGGAACCGCTACCCCGGGGCACGCTGCGACGTCGAGTCGAAGTACTACTCCTACTCATTCGACTCCGAGTTGGAGCAAGAATGGGAATGGACCGAGCGCTTCCCCGCACAACCCGAACTACTCACCTACGCAAACCACGTCGCCGATCGATTCGACCTACGCAAGAACATCCAGTTCGATACTTCGGTCGAATCCGCCGTATTCGACGACGCAACGAACACGTGGTCGGTGACCCTGGCGGACGGAACCACCGCCACCGCGACCTACCTGGTCACTGCCGTCGGCTGCCTGTCGGCCTCGCAGATCCCACCGTTCGACGGAATCGACTCCTTCTCCGGTCCGACCTACCACACCGGTCGCTGGCCGCATGAGGGCGTGGATTTCAGTGGCAAGCGGGTGGGCATCATCGGCACCGGATCCTCCGGCATCCAGGCTATTCCGGTCATCGCCGAACAGGCTGCCCACCTCACCGTCTTCCAGCGCACCGCTAACTTCTCGCTCCCCTCGCGCAACCGACCGCTGAAGCCCGGCGAGCAGGATGAATTCAAGGCCGACTACCCGAGCATTCGCGCGGCGCAGCGCATGGCCAGGGGCGGACAACCGGTGGCCGATCCGATCGGTAACGCACGCGAGATTGACCCAGCGACCCGCGCCAAGACGATGGATGATGCATGGGCAGCGGGCGCCGTCGCATTCATGGGCGTATTCGCCGACACGATGCTCGATGAGGACGCCAATAAGGTCTCGGCAGAGTACGTGCACGACCGGATCCACGACATCGTCGAGGACCCAGACACCGCGGACCTGCTGTGTGCGAAGACCCACCCGATCGGCACCAAACGGATTTGCCTGGATACCAACTATTTCCAGACCTACAACCGGGACAACGTCAAGTTGGTAGGCATCGCCGATACGCCGATCGAACGGATCACCGAGAAGGGGGTTCAGGTCAACGGAACCGAGTACGAGTTTGACGCGATCGTGTTTGCCACCGGCTTCGACGCGATGACCGGCCCGCTCAACCAGATCGACATCCAGGGCGTCGACGGGATCAAGTTGAAGGACGAGTGGGCCGCCGGGCCGCGCACCTATCTGGGTATCGCGTCTGCCGGCTTCCCGAACATGTTCATGGTGACGGCACCGGGTAGCCCGTCCGTGCTGACGAACATGATTCCGACGATCGAGCAGCACGTCGACTGGATTACCGACTCAATTCAGTACAACCGCGAGCACGGAATTGCCCGTATCGAGGCGAAGCGTGACGAGCAGGATCAGTGGGTCCAGCACGTCAACGAGGTAGCGCACACGACGCTGTATCCAAAGGCGGCGTCCTGGTACATGGGTGCGAACATTCCCGGAAAGCCGCGAGTGTTCATGCCGTACATCGGCGGGCTCAACGTGTACCGGGACATCTGTGACGACGTCGCAGCAGATGGATACCGCGGATTCACCCTGAGCCCGGCCGCCTGAGTGCGCGCTGGTACACACGCGGAGGCGCTCGGCCTCCGCGTGTGTCAGCACGCTCCCATGAATTCCTAGCCTTGAAGGAAAGTGAGCAACGTGAGCACTACTGACCAGCCGACGTCCACACGTCACCTCGTCGATCCCGAGACCCTGCCTGTCCTTGATGCATTCCCACCGTTGAGCCTCTCGGCTGAGTCTCTGGCGTCGGTTCGCGAGATGATGGGCGCTCCGGTTCCAGACGCACCTGACCCGGCGGCGCTCTTCCCGGACGTCACTGTCAGCGAGAAGCACATCCCCGGCGTAGACGGCGATCCGGACGTGCGCATCTTGCATTATGACCCCAAGTCGCGCACGACGCCGACGGCCGCCCTGGTATGGATTCACGGTGGCGGTTATGTCATCGGAACCGCAGATTCCGACGAGATGCTATGTCGGCGGATCGCGACCGAGACGGGGGCTGTCGTCGTCTCGGTGGATTACCGTCTCGCCCCGGAAACAGTCGCACCGGGGTTGGTCCACGACTGCTATGCCGCCCTGGCATGGGTCCATCGGAACGCCGATGAATTGGGCGTCGATCCCGCCCAGGTCGCAGTGGGCGGCGCGAGCGCCGGTGGCGGCCTGGCTGCCACGTTGTCGATCTTGGCTCGCGATAAGGGCGAGTATCCGGTCGCGTTCCAGTTCCTGATTTACCCCATGCTCGACGATCGCACCTCAAGCAGCGTGCCCGCGCACGCGTACGCGGGTGAGTACATCTGGACACCGAGCGACAACCGATTCGGCTGGGCGTCGATTCTGGGACACGAGCCCGGCGGGGACGGCGTATCTGCGCACACCGCCGCGGCCCGGGTGGAGTCAGTCGAGGGCCTGCCTCCCGCGTTCATCGCGGTCGGCGCCCTCGATCTGTTCCTAGAAGAGGATCTCGCGTATGCGACACGGCTGATCCGGGCGGGCATCCCCACGGAATTGCATGTGTATCCAGGTGGATGGCACGCGTTCGACATGGTCGCCGATTCGCGGATCGGGCAGGCGTACGCTCGCGACTTCATGGCTGCGTTGAACCGACAGTTCAACGGTTAGGCCTCGGTCGCCCGGTCGATACCCAACGTCGCGATGAGGTCTTCGTGCAATTCGAACCAGACGCGATGACACGAGTCGATATTTGTTCCGTCAACCCAACGCAGCCCGCCGGCCATCGCTTTGGCCAGCGCGGCATCGAAACGGAGGTCGTAGCCGGAAAATCTCGGTAGTGCGTCGACGAGCCGCCCGATGAGCACCCGAAGTTCTGCGCTGAGTTCTCCTAGCTCATAAAGAATTCCCGTGTCACGCGCGATGTCCACGTGCACATTCGGCGCCAGCGGATCGTCGTGCGTCGGGGCGAGTTGCCAGTCCGACACCGCACGCACCAGACGGCCGTTCAATGGCAGGAAATCTCGATACGCGGACGCGACCGCTGCGGTTGCTCCAGCCTGATTCCGTTCCGCGGCAAGCCTGCGTTCATTCTCGGCCCGTCCCGCAGTGGTCAACGACCATCCATCGAGATCGGCGAACGCGGAGCGTTGAACCCACCCGACGTTCTCGGCAGCGTCAAGCGCAGCAATCGCCACGTCAACATCGACCGCTGCTCGTTCGGCAGTGGCAGCGGCATCCGCGAACCCGAGCAGCCGCACTGCATGTAGGACCTCCACGCCGGCAGTCGTCACCTCTCCTCCTGGCGTGCGGTGAGGCGTGCGACGTATTGCTGGCACGCCTGCGGCGAGCGAAACCCCATCGCGTCGGCGATCTGGCTCCAGGTCAGACCCGCACTGCGCGCGATGAACAGCAGTCCTGCCTCCGCTCCATCGACCTCGGCGCGTGCAGCCGGCAACAGTGTCAGCGTTGCCAACACATCATCCGGCGATAGGTCCCCCGCGCGCCACAGCGCAAATTGGGTCAGGTCGACGGCAGTGAGCGGTGCTGGCGCAGGTCGCCACGGACGCGCCTCAAGCTCATCGGCGCCGAGTGATTCCAGACGATTCCGCGCCGCGAACTCTCGCTCGGCCCGTTCTCTGTCCGCATTGCCGT
The sequence above is a segment of the Cumulibacter soli genome. Coding sequences within it:
- a CDS encoding transcriptional regulator; the protein is MTTAGVEVLHAVRLLGFADAAATAERAAVDVDVAIAALDAAENVGWVQRSAFADLDGWSLTTAGRAENERRLAAERNQAGATAAVASAYRDFLPLNGRLVRAVSDWQLAPTHDDPLAPNVHVDIARDTGILYELGELSAELRVLIGRLVDALPRFSGYDLRFDAALAKAMAGGLRWVDGTNIDSCHRVWFELHEDLIATLGIDRATEA
- a CDS encoding DNA-binding protein; translation: MSREPKWDTDGNADRERAEREFAARNRLESLGADELEARPWRPAPAPLTAVDLTQFALWRAGDLSPDDVLATLTLLPAARAEVDGAEAGLLFIARSAGLTWSQIADAMGFRSPQACQQYVARLTARQEER